In Brienomyrus brachyistius isolate T26 chromosome 14, BBRACH_0.4, whole genome shotgun sequence, the following proteins share a genomic window:
- the LOC125707978 gene encoding cytochrome c oxidase assembly protein COX16 homolog, mitochondrial, whose protein sequence is MWRKITALHKNKTIKYGIPMVLLVVGGSFGLREFTQIRYDEQKIKKKLDPALEARVNVQNQSTILNEEFEKLKGLNIEDWKNIRGPRPWEDSRVYQEEQRVR, encoded by the exons ATGTGGAGAAAAATAACCGCTCTGCATAAAAACAAAACGATTAAATATGGCATCCCGATGGTT CTGCTGGTTGTAGGAGGCTCCTTTGGACTTCGGGAATTCACACAGATTAGATACGATGAGCAAAAAATAAAGAAGAAG CTGGACCCGGCACTGGAGGCCAGAGTGAATGTCCAGAACCAGTCTACAATCTTGAATGAAGAATTTGAG AAACTTAAGGGATTGAATATAGAAGACTGGAAGAATATTCGAGGCCCACGGCCGTGGGAAGATTCACGTGTTTACCAAGAAGAGCAGAGAGTCCGGTGA
- the gmfb gene encoding glia maturation factor beta has protein sequence MSESLVVCDVDGDLVKKLREFRFRKQTNNAAIIMKIDKDRQLVILDEEHEDISPDALKDELPERQPRFVVYSYKYQHDDGRVSYPLCFIFSSPAGCKPEQQMMYAGSKNKLVQTVELTKVFEIRNTEDLTEEWLREKLGFFR, from the exons ATG AGTGAATCTTTGGTAGTGTGTGATGTTGATGGGGATTTGGTTAAAAAGTTACGGGAGTTCAGATTCCGAAAGCAAACCAACAATGCTGCAATAATCA TGAAAATTGACAAGGACCGGCAGCTTGTCATCCTTGATGAGGAACATGAG gaTATTTCTCCTGATGCCTTAAAGGATGAACTGCCTGAAAGACAGCCAAGAT TTGTGGTATACAGTTACAAATACCAACACGATGATGGCCGCGTTTCTTATCCGCTCTGTTTCATTTTTTCCAGTCCAGCTG ggtgTAAACCTGAGCAGCAGATGATGTATGCTGGCAGTAAAAACAAGTTGGTCCAAACTGTAGAGCTGACCAAG GTATTTGAAATTCGAAACACAGAAGACTTGACAGAGGAATGGCTGCGTGAAAAACTAGGATTCTTTCGTTAG
- the lgals3a gene encoding galectin-3, producing MDDFSLSDAIDDDASGQASKIGKSHMPGGANRQTENLGWPKAGPGAPHFVTPGAPQPSAPSFPGAAGQYPSVPTSSGHYHPGSGVPGQYPGTPSMAGGYHPGSQNSHGPGVPGQLPFYHNQYPAGGNAPGQFPGGSAQPYLPGIPGSFPSGPGVAPGHFPSPPYPSGQSAGAFGPGHPGTFPAVTDSSAFPHFPGAGYPPIPAGTWGVPGPFPTQPGYSGSFNPDPMGRYPNPSFGGQPAPGGMPEMPFQLPLQAGLMPSLMITIVGEPMLNAKRFHVDFVKGADVAFHFNPRFNERIIVRNTNLGGQWGPEEREGPFPFDEERRFELKILVEEDMFKVAVDGSHLLEYEHRVGGLEEVTLLRIEGDVILHSVAPCMI from the exons ATGGATGACTTCTCG CTTTCTGATGCCATTGATGATGATGCTTCTGGACAAGCTTCCAAAATCGGCAAATCGCACATGCCAGGCGGCGCAAACCGCCAAACGGAAAATCTTGGCTGGCCTAAAGCTGGCCCTGGAGCCCCACATTTTGTCACTCCTGGAGCACCGCAACCTTCAGCTCCATCTTTTCCCGGGGCTGCAGGTCAGTATCCTTCTGTACCAACCAGTTCTGGACACTATCACCCAGGTTCTGGAGTCCCAGGGCAGTATCCCGGAACACCTTCAATGGCTGGAGGATATCATCCTGGTTCCCAAAATTCTCATGGGCCTGGAGTTCCGGGACAGCTGCCTTTTTACCATAATCAGTACCCAGCTGGGGGTAATGCCCCTGGGCAGTTTCCAGGAGGATCTGCTCAACCATACCTACCTGGAATTCCTGGATCATTCCCTTCCGGCCCTGGAGTTGCTCCGGGACATTTTCCCAGCCCCCCTTATCCCAGTGGGCAGTCAGCAGGAGCGTTTGGGCCTGGACATCCTGGAACCTTCCCAGCAGTAACAGATTCAAGTGCTTTCCCTCACTTCCCGGGTGCGGGCTACCCCCCCATACCTGCTGGCACCTGGGGTGTGCCTGGGCCCTTCCCGACCCAGCCTGGGTACTCCGGGTCTTTCAACCCAGATCCTATGGGAAGATATCCAAATCCTTCATTTGGGGGACAGCCTGCTCCTGGGGGAATGCCG GAAATGCCATTTCAGTTGCCTCTGCAGGCAGGGTTGATGCCAAGTCTTATGATCACGATAGTAGGAGAGCCTATGTTAAACGCAAAGAG ATTCCACGTTGACTTTGTGAAAGGGGCAGATGTAGCTTTTCATTTTAACCCTCGATTTAATGAACGGATCATTGTCCGCAATACAAATCTAGGTGGACAGTGGGGACCAGAGGAGCGGGAAGGACCGTTTCCCTTTGACGAGGAAAGACGCTTTGAG CTTAAGATCTTGGTTGAAGAAGATATGTTTAAGGTAGCAGTGGATGGGTCTCATTTGCTGGAGTATGAGCATCGGGTTGGAGGGCTTGAGGAAGTAACCCTCTTGCGTATTGAAGGTGACGTCATTCTCCACAGTGTGGCCCCCTGTATGATCTAG
- the LOC125707770 gene encoding synaptojanin-2-binding protein, with protein sequence MNGAMHDSSGVVDIQLKRGPAGLGFNIVGGVDQQFVSNDSGIYVAKIKENGAAALDGRLQEGDKVLAINGHKLDNLLHSAAVDLFRSAGENVELRVQQRHTMPLVNGPSRSRPDNEASFSALGLLGITLASVVLLTFVYMRLRPQMKRHF encoded by the exons ATGAACGGTGCTATGCACGACTCGTCCGGTGTGGTGGATATCCAGTTGAAAAGAGGACCAGCTG GATTAGGGTTCAACATTGTAGGAGGTGTGGACCAGCAATTTGTGTCAAATGACAGTGGAATCTACGTGGCCAAAATTAAGGAGAATGGTGCAGCTGCACTGGATGGCAGACTACAAGAAGGTGACAAAGTCTTGGCA attaaTGGACACAAATTGGACAACCTATTGCACAGTGCAGCCGTGGACCTTTTCCGATCAGCTGGGGAAAATGTAGAACTACGTGTACAACAGAGG CATACGATGCCACTTGTGAATGGCCCTTCACGCTCCCGACCTGATAATGAAGCGTCTTTCTCTGCTCTGGGATTGCTAGGTATAACTTTGGCATCAGTTGTACTCCTCACGTTTGTCTATATGCGCCTTCGACCACAAATGAAGAGGCATTTTTAA